Proteins from a genomic interval of Zingiber officinale cultivar Zhangliang chromosome 2A, Zo_v1.1, whole genome shotgun sequence:
- the LOC122042865 gene encoding macro domain-containing protein VPA0103-like, whose amino-acid sequence MLASASSSFLLSKAARHLITPSLRRLTRVPAVENPLRTFRTIPVFPISSSSGMEQQVASHPAAARAGFSASSAGGSVLTFQFSPLSVLKIQKGDITLWSVDGSTDAIVNAANKQLLGGGGVDGAIHRAAGPELLDACRKVPEVRRGVRCPTGEARITPAFRLPVFYVIHTVGPIYDEDEHPEVSLSNAFRNSLKLAKENNIQYIAFPAISCGVYRYPFKEASRIAISVLKEFPDTFKEIHFVLFSDELYGVWLQTASEETELQLLA is encoded by the exons ATGTTGGCGTCTGCTTCATCGTCATTCTTGCTATCAAAAGCCGCTCGGCACCTCATCACTCCCTCTCTGAGAAGGCTCACCAGGGTTCCAGCAGTCGAGAACCCTCTCAGGACCTTCCGCACTATACCGGTGTTCCCAATCTCCTCCTCCAGCGGCATGGAACAACAGGTGGCGTCCCACCCGGCCGCGGCTAGGGCAGGGTTTTCGGCCTCATCCGCCGGTGGATCTGTCCTAACCTTCCAGTTCTCTCCTCTGAGCGTCCTTAAGATCCAGAAAGGAGATATCACCTTGTGGTCCGTGGACGGGTCAACCGACGCGATC GTAAATGCAGCTAACAAACAATTGCTTGGAGGTGGTGGTGTGGATGGAG CTATACATAGAGCTGCTGGCCCAGAACTTCTTGATGCATGTCGTAAGGTACCAGAGGTCCGCAGAGGAGTACGCTGCCCCACAGGAGAAGCCAGAATTACTCC AGCATTCCGGTTGCCTGTTTTTTATGTGATACACACTGTTGGCCCTATTTATGATGAAGATGAGCACCCTGAGGTTTCTCTCAGTAATGCATTTAG AAATAGCTTGAAGCTTGCCAAAGAGAATAATATTCAATACATTGCTTTTCCAGCCATTTCTTGTGGTGTTTACAG ATATCCTTTCAAAGAAGCTTCCAGAATTGCAATATCAGTGTTGAAAGAGTTCCCTGACACCTTTAAAGAG ATACATTTTGTGTTGTTCTCCGATGAGCTCTATGGTGTTTGGCTTCAAACTGCAAGTGAGGAGACGGAGTTGCAATTGCTTGCTTAA